The Populus alba chromosome 6, ASM523922v2, whole genome shotgun sequence genome contains a region encoding:
- the LOC118032546 gene encoding zinc finger CCCH domain-containing protein 30 has translation MNHLTVETEDTLASLLELAANNDVEGFKRSIERDPSCVDQIGLWYGRQKGSKQMANEYRTPLMVAATYGSIGVIKVILSLSDADVNRSCGVDKSTALHCAASGGAVNAVDVVKLLLAAGADANVVDANGHRPIDAIVVPPKFQEARLTLEELLSAEGYVIEQNRRVSMSNANSNSPPLSPTLEDMSLLSGSDSPMKSKLNEAPVPFVSEKKEYPVDPSLPDIKNSIYSTDEFRMYSFKVRPCSRAYSHDWTECPFVHPGENARRRDPRKFHYSCVPCPDFRKGACRRGDMCEYAHGVFECWLHPAQYRTRLCKDGTNCARRVCFFAHTVEELRPLYVSTGSAVPSPRSSTSGATAMDFAAAMSLLPGSPSASVMSPQPFSPPMSPSANGLSHSSMAWLQPNVPALHLPGSNLQSSRLRSSLNARDIQADYNLLPDFDVQQQQLLSELSSLSQPSLSNNSLNRSGRLKTLAPSNLDVLFSAESLSPQYADQALASAVFSPSHKSAVLNQFQQQQSMLSPINTNFSPKNVDHPLLQASFASGRMSPRNVEPISPMSSRVSMLAHREKQQQHLHSLSSQELVSNTAAIVGSPVNSWSKWGSSNGKPDWTVSADEFGKLRRSNSFELGNGDEPDLSWVQSLVKESPTEMKEKSTVHVSESITASASSSESSNMNSHIEPVDLDHAVGSWVEQLHIDHLVVQQN, from the coding sequence ATGAATCACTTAACTGTTGAAACTGAAGATACACTTGCAAGCTTGCTTGAGCTTGCTGCTAACAATGATGTTGAGGGCTTTAAGCGATCTATTGAGCGCGATCCTTCTTGTGTTGATCAGATTGGACTATGGTATGGTCGACAAAAGGGCTCTAAGCAGATGGCTAATGAATACAGGACCCCGTTGATGGTAGCTGCTACATATGGTAGCATTGGTGTTATAAAGGTGATTCTTTCTCTCTCTGATGCTGATGTTAATCGCTCTTGCGGTGTTGACAAGAGCACTGCCCTTCACTGTGCAGCCTCGGGTGGGGCTGTGAATGCCGTTGATGTCGTGAAACTGCTTTTAGCAGCAGGTGCTGATGCTAATGTGGTAGATGCCAATGGTCATCGACCAATTGATGCTATTGTTGTTCCGCCAAAGTTCCAAGAAGCGAGGTTAACTCTTGAAGAACTCCTTTCTGCTGAAGGTTATGTTATTGAGCAAAATCGAAGGGTTTCCATGTCCAATGCAAATTCAAATTCCCCGCCTCTCTCACCTACTCTGGAAGACATGTCTCTTCTGTCAGGTTCAGATTCCCCAATGAAGTCAAAGCTGAATGAAGCACCTGTTCCCTTTGTATCAGAGAAGAAAGAATATCCTGTTGATCCATCTCTCCCAGATATCAAGAACAGCATCTATTCTACTGATGAATTCCGAATGTATTCTTTCAAGGTAAGGCCTTGTTCCCGTGCCTATTCCCATGATTGGACTGAGTGCCCATTTGTTCACCCTGGCGAAAATGCTCGAAGAAGGGATCCTAGAAAGTTTCATTATAGCTGCGTTCCATGCCCTGATTTCCGAAAAGGGGCTTGTAGACGTGGAGATATGTGTGAATATGCTCATGGTGTTTTTGAGTGCTGGCTTCACCCTGCTCAATATAGAACCCGGCTGTGCAAAGACGGTACAAATTGTGCACGGAGAGTTTGCTTTTTTGCTCACACCGTTGAGGAGCTCCGCCCATTATATGTATCCACAGGTTCTGCTGTTCCCTCTCCTCGCTCTAGTACATCAGGTGCTACTGCCATGGATTTTGCTGCAGCCATGAGCCTCTTGCCAGGCTCTCCTTCAGCATCTGTCATGTCTCCTCAACCATTCTCTCCACCCATGTCTCCATCTGCCAATGGCTTGTCCCATTCTTCAATGGCTTGGCTCCAACCAAATGTCCCAGCTTTGCATCTTCCTGGAAGCAATCTCCAGTCCAGTCGCTTGAGATCTTCCCTTAATGCTAGAGACATTCAAGCAGACTACAATTTGCTTCCGGATTTTGATGTGCAGCAACAGCAGCTTCTTAGTGAATTATCCAGTCTCAGTCAACCATCTTTGAGCAACAACTCCTTGAATCGCTCTGGTCGATTGAAAACCTTAGCCCCTTCAAATCTTGACGTTCTATTTTCTGCTGAGAGCTTATCTCCTCAGTATGCTGATCAAGCACTGGCTTCAGCAGTTTTCTCCCCTTCCCATAAATCTGCTGTTCTCAATCAGTTCCAGCAGCAGCAAAGCATGTTATCACCAATCAACACAAATTTCTCTCCAAAAAATGTCGATCACCCTCTATTGCAGGCATCTTTTGCTTCAGGCAGGATGTCACCCCGAAATGTGGAACCTATCTCGCCAATGAGCTCTCGAGTGTCTATGTTAGCCCATAGAGAGAAGCAGCAACAGCATTTGCATAGCCTTAGCTCTCAGGAACTAGTCTCCAATACTGCTGCCATTGTTGGATCACCAGTTAACTCTTGGTCGAAATGGGGTTCCTCTAATGGGAAACCAGACTGGACTGTTAGTGCAGATGAATTTGGTAAGCTACGCAGGTCAAATTCCTTTGAGCTTGGTAATGGAGATGAGCCTGATTTATCCTGGGTTCAATCACTTGTTAAAGAATCTCCAACTGAGATGAAAGAAAAGTCAACAGTGCATGTATCTGAAAGCATAACAGCGAGTGCTTCATCAAGTGAGAGTTCAAATATGAACTCCCATATCGAACCTGTTGACCTTGACCATGCAGTAGGGTCATGGGTTGAGCAATTGCACATTGATCATCTTGTGGTTCAGCAAAACTAA